One Ranitomeya variabilis isolate aRanVar5 chromosome 4, aRanVar5.hap1, whole genome shotgun sequence genomic window, gatgggggaGAAAGCGTCAGCTGgtattccctctcccatcattcccctctgcctctgacactgtgggtgcgcaatgacgtcacatcatcgcgtacctgctgtgtggccgGCAGAGTGCAGTCACTGAGACCGAAGTCAGGAGCAGCATGAGGAGAGGTgaattgtgtttttttaatatatgaGAGAGGGGACGGGGGTCATctacattattttctatgtgggggctgtattatattctatgggggggctatattatattctatgtgggggctgtattatattccatgagggggctgtattagattctatggggagctgtattatactctatggggggctgtattatattctatggggtctatattatattctatgggggggctgtattatattctatgggggcctacattatattctatggggggctgtattataatctatggggggctgtatcatATACTATGGGTGAGGATTGCATCAAActctttggggctacattatattctatggggaggtgggctgtattattttGTCCAGGGGTTACAATATATTCTATGTTTAAATTTATTatgttctatgaggggtgattgcatcatactctatgagggggctacattgtattctatagggggctgcattatattctatggggggctatattatattctatggggctgaattatgctatatgaggagggctacattgtattctatggaggggataCATTAAATtatatggggggctgaattatatcctatggggggctgcattatactctgagggggctaccatatattatatggaggggctgcattatattctaagggggttacattatattgtatggcgtgGTTGCATTGTACtcagggggatacattatattctgtggggtgcctgcattatactcttgagtggcagcattatactatatgtgggctgcattatactgtatcgaggactatggggaattcattatactatatgaaaaactatgggatgcattatacaatgggaagtgaattgtactacatggatgaccatGGCGCTGctttacactatatggagcactatgaggagtgtattatactatatggaggactgagtgtattttaatatatggaggtctatgaggagtgtattatactatatggagaactgagtttATTTTACTTtatggagtactatgaggagtgtattatactgtatggaggactgaggagtgtattatactatattgaggactatgggggtgtataatactatatggagcactatgaggcgagtattatactatatggaggactgaagagtgtattttaatatatggaggactgagcagtgttttatactatatggaggactatgggtcgtgtataatactatatggaggactgaggagtgtattttaatatatggaggactatgaggattgttttatactatactatatggaggactatgggtagcgtataatactatatggaggactgaggagtgtattttaatgtatggagaactatagggagtgtattatactatattgaagattatggggagtgtattatactatatggaggactatgggtcacgttatatagaggactatggggtgtgaattttactatatggaggactgtggtgcacattataatatatggaggactatggggtgtattatactagacAAGCAAAATTCtgcatattcattgagtgattgtttatgcgggaacaaaaatcattgttctcagcagcacatcgcccggtgtaaactgtagatgtgctgctgacaacatgatactgtatggggacagattgatctattagtcattgttttgttcccatcattccttctcagttggtgtaaagaggtcgggaaacaagcgaatgacttgagtattgtcgatcacacacgTTTAGCAGCCTGAACTGAGCATatataaatacaacagaaatgcttctgtgtgatgtgcaatatgttagcatttggggccccattttaaacttttacctagggccccactttgcctaaaatccGCCCTGCATGTAGTTCGGTCATATCACAATCTCGTGTTCCCCATTTTGCCGCTAGAGCATAATATTCTTCACTACTTACTAATTTTTAACGGATAAAGACTattgagtttgatcatttcagtagatgtgttattgtctatagtcacagtttttgactacagtagttattGGCCAAAATATTCTGATTTTACCACTTCCCACATccagttttgtgttcctaatcaGGTCCCATGTCACTTTTTGTGGTGACAACTTTGGAATTCTTCATAAAtgataataggaaacaaatggactTTACAAATTATTTTTCAACTTCTTTTGAATTTGAAAATACCCTGTATACAGTTTTACACTTCTTGCTTGGTCACGTGGGAGGGttaagaaggaaaggagcgccattcagCTATTTGAATGTAGATCCTGCCGGAATAGTTTGCAGGCACAATGCATTGGGGAAAATGTTCATAGTCACCTGGCAGCAAAAAAGATGGCTACCATGAACAGGCTTGGAGCTGTCTAATCTGTTTTCCAGATGGCTGGATTGTCTTACTCATTACCTTTTAACACCTCTACATGATCTGAACTTACACAGAGATCCCTAGGCTTGGGCCACAGTGTTCCCTGCTTTTTTGTGGAGtgagatggcaagaagaatagtcaggtagctgagtcagaaccaggagggcagacaaagtacaaaatcagaagacacaagagtagtcaaaAAATGGGCCAGGGTTACAACAGGAAGCAAATACACAAACTGGGAGCTGAGCACAGAGGGCTGAACCATAAGAGAACAAGGCTGTATTTGGCATCTTCCAGCCCTGTCCTtcaagctttagtagggtgtggtgctttccagttGGCTGAAGAAGGGAGCAGAAAACtgcagctggacagcacacacaaATATTACCAAACTGGATGGTACTACTGGTCCCAGGCACTCTTATCTTGGTGGCTGGACTAAGCCTGCACcacccagagcttctggttctgatATCACTTCTGTTACCAGCGCTACCTGCAGAATGAATAAAACATctcctggtgacagaagcagacatCGTAGGAGATTTTAGAGAAGATGGAACATACCATTTGCAAaagccctaatatgacaaaatggcagaaaaccagagctgtagaaacccccataaagtgactccattttggaatatATAACCCTCAATGAATCTTTTGACGTAGTGACAATTATGACTCCACTGCCACTTTTCGTAAATTAGCACACAGTGGATGTTTGAGAGTGAAAATTGCATATATACAATTTTAATATCCACCACATAGTGCTCAGATTGTGGTCCAGGAGACATACACACTGTAAATGAAGTGATTATTCTCACTGCAGCAATGCGAGGGGTGATTTGACTTTTGGGAGAGAGGATATTGCTTGTTTATGGAAGTCCTGTTGCTTTTCAAGAAcctttgagccactaatattgAGGAAACCTGTTATTTCATTGAGAGCTGATGGACCTGAGTggaagcttgttttttgcaggatgagtagaAGTTTTTGTTGGTATTTTCAcctacataacattgtttggtggatttttattccatattttggaGACAGAATGATCTACGCTATGGTCCATCCTATGAGGTTTtatattagactgtgaactgtcattgttttggtgaataattcaatatttttacataatttgccATTTTTTACaggcagtttaagtagaaatgttcaataaCATAACATTTcagaatattttattaaaaaataatgatTGTTTTTTTATCTtaacagatgactgtaccaggagatcaaagggacagttgacatcttcaatttttaaatcagatgatcttgagatcccacatgATACATTTGAAGTGAAAGCCATTACTCTAGATATACCATCAGTCCTTCAcatcaaagatctgtcatctgattctTTGAAACACGTCATGTCTTCTTTACCaattactaaggaaaatcaaagtcacaaaataatcaTTAAAAAACTAACTGCTCCTAAAGAAAatgagccattttcatgttcagaatatggaaatagttttcccctcgAACAGTCTCTTCTTAAATATCAAAACATTCACACAGCAGAGACTAGATTTTCTTGTtctaaatgtgggaaatgttttaaccagaaatcagatcttgttagacaccagaaaaGCCATAGagtggagaagccttttttatgttcagaatgtggaaaatgttatacAGAGAAATCAAATATTATTACACaaacaggtgagaagccattttcatgttcagaatgtgggaaatgttttaacctgaaatcagattgtgttaagcaccagagaacccacacaggggagaagcctttttcatgttcagaatgtggaaaatgttttacagagagaTCAAAACTTGTTACACAtcacagaacccacacaggggagaagcctttttcatgttcagaatgtgggaaatgttttaaccacaaatcagttTTGGTTACCCATcacagaattcacacaggggagaatccttttttatgttcagaatgtgggaaatgttttaaacagaaatcagatTTGATTAAGCACCatagaacccacacaggagagaagccttttttatgttcagaatgtggaaaatgttttaaccggaaagctaATCTTGATAGGCACCAGAGAACCCATACGGAGGAGAAGcctttctcatgttcagaatgtggaaagtgttttgtgaagaaatcatctcttcttaatcaccaaagaattcacacagaggagaagtCTCTTTgatgttcttaatgtgggaaatgttttacatgaaAATAAACTGTAAATAAACATCAGTGAAGTCAcactgggagaagcctttttcatgttcagaatgttggaaatgttttaatcggaattacctcttcttaaagggattgtacactactaggacaaccccttgccATTCCTCATGTTtgtccttgataaaataaaaacacatactcaTCTTCCCCAATGGTATTGTTTCAGCACTTGATTTCCCAGcattcatgtgaggttgttacatcacgcGAGCCCTGTGCCCATGGAATTAATGGTTcaatataaataattaataataataatgtgccctGTTGATTAAAAATCAACAGTAAGGCAGGGCTGCAGCTGGTCTCTAACTTTTTCTTAATGTTCTATTTGTCTGAAGGTTGGGACAATGATGtcagcgcagaatgggtgcagggcTCAAATTGCTTAACAACCTCACATGAATTCAGGGAACGCAAGTGCCAACACAGAGCTATGCCATTTCCGAGCTCCATCGAATATTTTTTCATGGGTCTTAGCCtatttattgacacaattttgctgtaaaaaaatacaGGTCAGATAATTTAAAGTCTGGTATCTCTGTCACACACCTCACCTATCTCGGTactaaaaattggggcattttttgTGCTCAATTAAACTGTtgttgtgtcttagcctagttattgacacaattttgatgtAAAGAAAAATCCAGGCCAGATAATTAAAAGTTGGGGATCTTCATCACAGGCCTCATCTATCTGTTggctaaaaattggggcattttgTGGGATCAATTGAACTGttgttgctgtgtcttagcctagttattgacaataTTTTGCAGTTAAAAAAAATCCCAGGCTAGATAGTTAAAATTGAGGGATCTCCATCACAGGCCACACCTATCGATGGGCTAAAATTTGGGGCATTTTTTTGGCtcaattgaactgtttttgctgtgtcttagtctagttattgacaccagtttacttacaaattttaaactgtgttttcccgcacacggatcacatataagttcactcCAAAGTCAGTCATTTTTAGTGAACATGCAAATTGTATTGtatttaaaatgtgcaaggcgCCTGCCAGGGGACgggaaagtggacgtgatggtgatggtgcatgcagagggcgaGGCTGAGGATGTGGACAAGCTAAAATTGGGCCACAACTAACACCCACATCTTCTTCCTCAACCTTCCTgtcacaattactaggggaccgcagcagcacaccactattgaacccagagcagtgtcaaaaggttgttggttggttagcggataatgcttccagttacttTGCCGCCACcaccgtcttccacacggtcaagtctcagtatctgttagtctggaccgcatattcctcaccctgatcctccttcctcccaccatgcagagcgcctggagacaactgatcccacacttggacactcgtaagagctgttcacttttccatttagagaTTTGGGCCTCTCTCCGAGTGCACTtcaagcggggcaagaggagatcgcatgtagggaTGCCTAATTATTTTAGCAGTCACATTCAAATGAAGGCAACGGTGAGAACgtgtcacaaaaggtggatggtgatgagacacaattgccagaaagtcaggaggacgaccaaggtgtggaagtggaagaggaggtggtggataatatagtaactgacccaagctggcagtagGGCATGCAgagagaggacagcagcacacaggggaaaGGAGGCATAGCAACCCAACAGCAGGAAAAAGCAGtgtagtggctgcagacagaagacaGGCAACCATTCCCTGTAACACTAACAAGATAGAAGTTACCAGCACAAGTGTTAGGTCTTCCAGAGTCTGGTGGTTTTTTAAAATCTCTGCCGATAACCCAAAACAGGCCAATTGcatcacctgccatgcctgcatcagtaggggtagcaaaactaccagcctcaccaccaccaccaccaccatggcagcaaagcaccagacTTTGTGGGCTGAATCCCAGGGTTCAGGAACActgtgtgggtgacaccactgcttcttctgctgttgtgcgtgGAAGAtactcccctgtccatggtgcctgcgaacatgtctcctgccctgcacctgtcgctgtacacactcaactagcaccatcagcaaacaTGTCCTTGtaccagtgcagcattcagttgtcgatatttcagtccttggaacgcaagcgcaaatacgctgccaatgccccacaggccaccctactaaattcacatatttctcgtctgcttgcactcaaaacGCACTTTCAtgctcgtggagatggaagctttctgcagcctgatggtggccgtcccaaggtactcggtccccagccaccactgttTCTCCCAGTGTGTCATCCCCGCATTTCACAAGCACGTGTACCACAacaccacaacattagccgtgccctcaacaatgctgttactgggaaagtccacctgacCATGGACTCGTGGCTCATGGACTTATCAGCGTCACAGCCCTCGGGAACTCGCCCAGCAACGCGACACCCAGGGTCACATCCTTAATTATATGGTGGATAACTATCTTCTCTCCCTACAGTATGCCGCCTTAGCTCCTGCTCTGGCTCCAGTTccacatccaccaccttgtctggcTAAACCTCCGTGGTATAGTGGAGATCCTAAATTGTGTCGAGGTTTCTTAAACCAATGCCAATTACATTTTGAGTTATTGCTGCAACAATACCCCACCGAGcgggctaaggtggcttttgttgtGTCCCACTTGTAGGGAGAGGCTTTGGCCTAGGTGAATCCACTCTGGGAGCGGAATGATCCTCTGGTTTCCCAACTCACCACTTTTTTTGGAGACCTTCTGTAAGATGTTTGATGAACCCGGACGCCTTGCCTCTACTACCGAGTCCCTTTTTAATCTCCACCAAGGTACTCTTTCTGTCAGCCAGTACGCTGTTCTATTTCATATTTTATCCTCTGagcttgggtggaacaatgaggccatGGTGGGAGCTTTTTGGCATGGTCTTTCTTCTCGAATCAAGGATGAGTTGGCGGGTCGAGACACACCAAAATCCGGCACCAGAGCCTATGCAAGTGGATCGTCTCAGACCAGCAGAACAACGCCGCAAGGAAAGAATCGCACAAGGTCTCTGCTTTTACTGtggcagcgcctcccatcttctgtgTTCTTGTCCggtgaggccgggaaacgcctccgcctaggccaggtaagagaggcctccctaggtatcaGTGATTCCTCTCTACCTTTAACTCTTTTTGTTTTATTGAATCTAGGTGCTAGTCATTTTTCTGAGGTGGCCTATGTAGATTCTGGAGCAGCAGGGAACTTTATTCAATTAGAGGCGGTCAGTAGACttcggattcctgtcagatccctggagactcctcagCAGATAGCTTCGGTCGATTTTAGGCCTTTGCGAGGAGGTGAAGTTACAGATCAGAGACCTGCATCGGGAGAAGATAGCCTTCTACGTGTTGCCCTCGTCTCATAtgttccttttgggtcttccttggttAAGAACTCATGAAACCGTCCTGGATTGGCGATCTGATGATGTTCTACATTGGGGTCACACCTGTCAGACCAGGTGCTTGCTTCCCGTCCAGCCGGTGAGGTCTCCTCTGTCaaccatggtgcctgcagatttgcCTTCGGCCTACTGGTCCTTCGCACATGTCTttgacaagaaggaggcggagaacCTGCCCCTGCATCGTCCATATGATTGCCCGATCGACCTTGTTCCAGGTATGACTCTGCCCAGGGGTCGAATTTATCTGCTGAACCCTCTTGAGTCTCAAGCTATGACTGAGCATGTCCAGGAAAATCTAGCCAGAAGTTTTATCCAGAAGTTCTCTTCACCCGTGGGTGCgggtttttttttgtcaagaagaaggatggatctcttcgtccatgcattgactaccgggGTCTCAATAATATCacaattaagaacaagtacccgctCCCTCTCATTCATGAGCTATTCGACAGGCTACAGGGAGCACACATCTTTGCTATACTGGATCTCCGTGGGGCCTACAATCTAATCCGTATTCGCtctggagatgagtggaagactgcctttaacaccagggatgagcactatgagtatttggtcatgcccctTGGTTTATGCAACGCCCCTGCAGtattccaggagtttgtgaattaTGTTTTTCTTATCTTCTCTACGGATCTATCTACCCATAGAAGGGATGGCCGTCTCGTTCCTCTGcatctgagggagaatcgtctttaTGCCATGCTCGAGAAATGCGCCTTTGAACAGTCGTCTCTTCCATTCCTGGGTTACATCATCTCTGGCTCAGGTCTACACATGGATCTGGAGAAGGTGtccgccgtgctcaactggcctaaTGGTGTCAAAGCTATCCAGCGATTCCTCGGTTTTGCAAATTATTACCGGCAGttcatccctcacttttcctctttGACCGGACCCATCATCTCTCTGATACGCCAATCCTCACATCTGGTCGTCTGAGGCCAAAGACGCATTCTTGTCTTTGAAACAAGCCTTCGCCTCTGCTCCTGTACATCGTCCAGAGGTAAATAAACCTTTTGTccttgaggtagatgcttctgccGCTGGAGCCGGAGTAGTACTTTCTCAGAGGTCCTGCTCCGGGAGGCTTGCCACTTGCAGTTTCTTCTCCAAGACATTCTCCACCTCAGAATGGAACTATTCCATTGGTGACAGGGAGCTGttggccatcaagttggcattagaggagtggagatacctTTTGGAGGGAGACGTTCATCCTTTTATGGTCTACATGGACCATAAGAACCTGTCATATATCCGTTCGGCTcagagacttaatcctcggcaagctagatggtctctGTTCTTTGCCCATtttaattttgagctgcattttgTCCCGGCAATAAGAATTTCAAGGCTGACGTATTGTCCAGGTCTTTTTTGTCTACTGATATGGAGGAGTAACCCATGCACATTTTGGATCCTTCCAAAGTCATTATGGTAGCTCCTGTCACTCTGACTTCTTTACCTCCAGGTAAAACTTTCATTCCAGAGTGCAACAGGAAACTAGTCTTGTGCTGGCGACGTGCCTCCAAATTGGCAGGTCATGTCAGCTTCAAGAAGACTCTCTTACTCGTGTCCCGCTACTACTGATTGTCAACCCCTCTCCAAGATGTTCGAAGCTTTATAGCTTGTccgtcttgtgccaagaacaaggatCATAGGCAACTACCCTCTGGTCTGCTTCTTCTGCTTCCAGTCCCTTCCGCCCCATGGCAGCACATTGCAATGGACTTTATTACCGATCTGCCTCGATCTTCCGGTTACACTGTCATCCTCGTCGTCGTGGATAGGTTCTCTAAGATGACTCATTTCATATCTCTTCCTGGTTTACCCTCAGCACCTGAGTTGGCGAAAGCTTTTGGCCACCATATTATTCGTATTAATGGTCTTCCTCAACATATTGTTTCGGacagaggagtccagttcacctctcggTTTTGGGGAGCTCTCTGCAAGTTTATGAACATCACCCTTGacttctcctctgcctaccacccacaaaccaacagtCAGGTGGAACGTACCAATCAAACTCTGGTGACTTATCTCCATCATTTCTCTAACTCCTACCAGAATAACTGGTCAGATTTACTCCCGTGGGCTgaattcatagtaacatagttattaaggtcgaaggaagactttaagccaatctagttcaacccatagcctaacctaacatgccctaacatgttgatccagaggaaggcaacaaAAACCCAtgaggcaaagagtaagctccacattggggaaaaaaattccttcccgactccacatatggcaatcagactagttccctggagcaacaccctatcaaggaatctagtatatataacctgtaacattatgcttttcaagaaaggcatccagtcccctcttaaatttaagtaatgaatcactcattacaacatcatacggcagagagttccatagtctcactgctcttacagtaaagaatccacatctgttattgtgcttaaaccttctttcctccagacgtagaggatgcccccatgtccctgtctcaggtctatgattaaaaagatcatcagaaaggtcttcgtactgtcccctcatatatttatacactaaaataagatcaccccttaaccttcgtttttccaaactaaatagccccaagtgtaataatctatcttggtattgcagaccccccagtcctctaataaccttggtcgctcttctctgcactcgctctagttcagctatgcctttcttatacaccggagaccagaactgtacacagtattttaagtgtggtcgaactagtgacttgtata contains:
- the LOC143767747 gene encoding uncharacterized protein LOC143767747, which codes for MDRDKMAERILHLTLEILFCLTGEDYTVVKKTSSERCQDPVSEEWERPLSPITGPPPHSLIYEDLKDQKIIELTYKMIELLTGEVPIRCQDVAVYFSMEEWEYLEGHKDLYKDVMMEVPQPLTSPDLSSNRTSPERCPRPLLPQDCKQDPFVPQDHQGDVLTHINTTETYVRDDDWCKEEIPTYEYPDDCTRRSKGQLTSSIFKSDDLEIPHDTFEVKAITLDIPSVLHIKDLSSDSLKHVMSSLPITKENQSHKIIIKKLTAPKENEPFSCSEYGNSFPLEQSLLKYQNIHTAETRFSCSKCGKCFNQKSDLVRHQKSHRVEKPFLCSECGKCYTEKSNIITQTGEKPFSCSECGKCFNLKSDCVKHQRTHTGEKPFSCSECGKCFTERSKLVTHHRTHTGEKPFSCSECGKCFNHKSVLVTHHRIHTGENPFLCSECGKCFKQKSDLIKHHRTHTGEKPFLCSECGKCFNRKANLDRHQRTHTEEKPFSCSECGKCFVKKSSLLNHQRIHTEEKSL